Below is a genomic region from Betta splendens chromosome 8, fBetSpl5.4, whole genome shotgun sequence.
gagaatgagccgtctcctcctctttccctccACCCCGGCCTCTCGCACATGAAAGAGGGCCGCGCGGGGCCAATGGCGAGGGCCCCAGACCCAGACACAACACGACGCGCAGCTCGGCGGGCGGCCACAGCTGGGCTGGAATGTGACCCGCTTCAAAATCCGAATGCCGGGTCGGCTCCTACGAGTGGAAGGAGGGCGGCGTGAGGAACGTTTGGGGCGGTCTGTGAGCAGGTTGACTGTAGCGGGGGCtccaacagcacaaacaaagacTATTACTGTCTAAATCATCTTTATTCGTTTTTATGCTTCCCTTATATTCCATAAAAGTTCAATAAAcatgaatatatttatatatatatatatatccctATAAGAAATAGAcccaaaaaataaatatgtattgtCCACGTACATATTCACAGGTTCCAAAACAATGGAACCAAGGAGCTTATTTGATTCTGGCAGATGAACTGAGGCTTCACATTGTGTTATTGTGAGCTTAAAGGCTCAGGACAGATCCCACAAAAACATCAACCCACAAACCTAAATTATATGACTTATAATTGGTATTAGTGTATTCAACGGAAAAACTAtgactttattttaaaacaaaagttACAAAGATTAAATACGTTAAATGCTCGTCACCAGCGCTGGTACCTGACCTCTTTAGGTGGTGAACCTGGAGTTGACAGCACGTCTGCGTGAGCTTGATTATTATCACAAAGAGCAGTTTGCCCACTTTTACATTAAATCACCGCAGGAGATTAAAGGATTTGCGAGCCCTACTGAGTAACAGAAACAAGGAGAAACCAAATGTTCAATACAGAGACGTTTGCAGACTGGCGCGGTCCCTGGGAGTCGTTACTGCGCGGCTGAGAAGTCCTTGAGGACGTCGCAGGTCTTCTTGAGCGCGAGCTCGCGCAGCTTCCGGACCTTGCGGCCGCTGGCGGCGCCCACGAAGCTGTCGGGCTGCAGCACGGCCATGCCGCCCTGCACGTCGCCCATGATGATGAGCTGCCCGTCGGCCGCCGTCACGTTGGGGCACGGGCAGCTCCAGTCCACGTTCAGCAGCGTCACCTCCAGCGGCTCTTTGCCGAAGAAGCGCAGGCCCATCTTCTCGTCCTTCAGGATCTCCTCCACCGTCACCAGCGCGTGGCCcgactcctgctcctccgtcaGCTCCGTCACGCGGCCCAGGATCACGAAGTCGCTCCGGCAGAAGCTGGGCACCATCTTGGCGCGCGGCCTGCACGCCTTGCAGTCGCCGCGCTGGGGGAAGGGGCACGTCTCCTCGCAGGCCTCCTTGGACGGGAAGTTGTTGTCGttgccgccgcagccgccgtaCACGAAGGAGCGGCAGGCCCTGAGGCCGCTGCTGTAGGCCCAGCGCGGCTCGTAGGCCTTGCAGGGGCCCTGCAGGCTGGGCAGGCCGCAGGGGGCCGCcagcccgccgccgccgccgcacgccCGCATGCACGCCTCGTAGGCGTCgaagtggttctggttcttgtTGCACTGGCTGtaggtgaaggtgaagcagtCGTTGCGGGCGGCCTCGTAGTACCAGCGGACGCTCCCGTCGCCGCAGTCGTCGGCGTCGGGGCTCTTGAGGCACTCCTCGGCCGGCACGGGCCGGCTGCGGTTCCCCGCGGGCCCCGCCCCCTGCGCCCCCCTCTGCACCACGGCCAGCGGGAAGTGCGCCGCCGCGCTGCCGCCGGCGTTGCGCGCCGTGCACGTGTAGACGCCGGCGTCCTGCGGCTGCGCGTTGTAGATGACCAGCTGGCCGGCGTTGGTGACCGCCAGGTTCCCGCGCACGTGGTTGGGCCTCATCACCGCGTTCTCGCCgccctcctgctgcttctcccacGTGACCTCGGGCCGCGGCTTCCCGGACACCTCGCACCGGAAGCTGGCCGTGTCGCCGGCGAGCACGGCGCGCGGCGCCGCCCC
It encodes:
- the wfikkn2a gene encoding WAP, Kazal, immunoglobulin, Kunitz and NTR domain-containing protein 2, with protein sequence MWWMLFPRWIWFLAAHCYATLLYLDGCRVRAMPMSAAKVVYSHAGLCPNDLNPNLWVDAMSTCMRECESDQDCETFEKCCPNVCGNKSCVAARYIDVRGNKGPIGMPKGATCDQFMCSQQGSQCDIWDGQPVCKCRDRCEREPHFTCASDGMTYYNKCYMDAEACSKGVSIHEVTCRYHLTGPNTSPVPADTTLHPTTALQTTLPADVQPPSVHGGAAPRAVLAGDTASFRCEVSGKPRPEVTWEKQQEGGENAVMRPNHVRGNLAVTNAGQLVIYNAQPQDAGVYTCTARNAGGSAAAHFPLAVVQRGAQGAGPAGNRSRPVPAEECLKSPDADDCGDGSVRWYYEAARNDCFTFTYSQCNKNQNHFDAYEACMRACGGGGGLAAPCGLPSLQGPCKAYEPRWAYSSGLRACRSFVYGGCGGNDNNFPSKEACEETCPFPQRGDCKACRPRAKMVPSFCRSDFVILGRVTELTEEQESGHALVTVEEILKDEKMGLRFFGKEPLEVTLLNVDWSCPCPNVTAADGQLIIMGDVQGGMAVLQPDSFVGAASGRKVRKLRELALKKTCDVLKDFSAAQ